The following coding sequences lie in one Nocardioides sambongensis genomic window:
- the groL gene encoding chaperonin GroEL (60 kDa chaperone family; promotes refolding of misfolded polypeptides especially under stressful conditions; forms two stacked rings of heptamers to form a barrel-shaped 14mer; ends can be capped by GroES; misfolded proteins enter the barrel where they are refolded when GroES binds), with the protein MPKILEFDEDARRSLERGVDALANAVKVTLGPKGRYVVLDKKWGAPTITNDGVTVARDVELDDPFENLGAQLTKEVATKTNDVAGDGTTTATVLAQAMVHEGLRAVAAGANPMGIKRGMDAAAAAVSEALLKSAREVESREDMASVATISSRDSHIGDLLAESFDKVGKDGVITVEESNTLGTELEFTEGMQFDKGYLSAYFVTDQERMEAVLDDPYILLHQGKISSIQELLPLLEKVIAAGKPLFILAEDVEGEALSTLVVNKIRGTFNAVAVKSPAFGDRRKAMMQDIAVLTGGQVVAPEVGLKLDQVGLEVLGQARRVVITKDNTTIVDGAGDSAQVEGRVNQIKAEIESTDSDWDREKLQERLAKLAGGVCVIKVGAATEVELKEKKHRIEDAVSATRAAIEEGIVPGGGSALIHAVSALDNDLDLSGDEAVGVRIVRKSADEPLRWIAENGGVNGYVVTTKVRELGVGNGYNAATEEYGDLVAQGVLDPVKVTRSALVNATSIAAMLLTTETLVVDKPEEEDESAAAGHGHGHGH; encoded by the coding sequence ATGCCGAAGATCCTGGAGTTCGACGAGGACGCACGGCGCTCGCTGGAGCGCGGTGTCGACGCGCTCGCGAACGCGGTCAAGGTGACGCTCGGCCCCAAGGGCCGCTACGTCGTCCTCGACAAGAAGTGGGGCGCCCCCACGATCACCAACGACGGTGTCACCGTCGCCCGCGACGTCGAGCTGGACGACCCGTTCGAGAACCTCGGTGCCCAGCTCACCAAGGAGGTCGCGACCAAGACCAACGACGTCGCCGGCGACGGTACGACGACCGCGACCGTCCTCGCCCAGGCGATGGTGCACGAGGGACTGCGCGCGGTCGCCGCCGGCGCCAACCCGATGGGCATCAAGCGCGGCATGGACGCGGCCGCGGCCGCGGTCTCCGAGGCGCTCCTCAAGTCCGCCCGTGAGGTCGAGTCCCGCGAGGACATGGCCTCGGTGGCGACGATCTCGAGCCGCGACAGCCACATCGGCGACCTGCTCGCCGAGTCCTTCGACAAGGTCGGCAAGGACGGCGTGATCACGGTCGAGGAGTCCAACACCCTGGGCACCGAGCTCGAGTTCACCGAGGGCATGCAGTTCGACAAGGGCTACCTCTCGGCCTACTTCGTGACCGACCAGGAGCGCATGGAGGCCGTCCTCGACGACCCCTACATCCTGCTGCACCAGGGGAAGATCTCCTCGATCCAGGAGCTGCTGCCGCTGCTGGAGAAGGTCATCGCCGCCGGCAAGCCGCTCTTCATCCTCGCCGAGGACGTCGAGGGCGAGGCGCTCTCCACCCTGGTGGTCAACAAGATCCGCGGCACCTTCAACGCCGTCGCGGTGAAGAGCCCCGCCTTCGGTGACCGCCGCAAGGCGATGATGCAGGACATCGCGGTCCTCACCGGTGGCCAGGTCGTGGCCCCCGAGGTCGGTCTCAAGCTCGACCAGGTCGGTCTCGAGGTGCTGGGCCAGGCCCGGCGCGTGGTGATCACCAAGGACAACACCACCATCGTCGACGGCGCCGGTGACTCCGCGCAGGTCGAGGGCCGGGTCAACCAGATCAAGGCCGAGATCGAGTCCACCGACTCCGACTGGGACCGCGAGAAGCTCCAGGAGCGCCTCGCGAAGCTGGCCGGCGGCGTGTGCGTGATCAAGGTCGGCGCCGCCACCGAGGTGGAGCTGAAGGAGAAGAAGCACCGCATCGAGGACGCTGTCTCCGCGACCCGCGCCGCGATCGAGGAGGGCATCGTGCCCGGCGGTGGTTCCGCGCTGATCCACGCGGTCTCCGCGCTGGACAACGACCTCGACCTCTCCGGCGACGAGGCCGTCGGCGTCCGGATCGTGCGCAAGTCCGCGGACGAGCCGCTGCGCTGGATCGCCGAGAACGGCGGCGTCAACGGCTACGTGGTGACCACCAAGGTCCGCGAGCTCGGCGTCGGCAACGGCTACAACGCCGCCACCGAGGAGTACGGCGACCTGGTCGCCCAGGGCGTCCTGGACCCGGTCAAGGTGACCCGCTCCGCGCTGGTCAACGCCACCTCCATCGCGGCGATGCTGCTCACCACCGAGACCCTCGTGGTGGACAAGCCCGAGGAGGAGGACGAGTCCGCCGCGGCCGGTCACGGTCACGGTCACGGCCACTGA
- a CDS encoding acyl-CoA dehydrogenase family protein: MPRTPTEEKNTRMDLQLNQEEREIRQWVRSFVTKEILPLEPEALARERRHEPGVTEAEMRALQDKARAAGFFGVQTPEEYGGMGLGAVMTALIEVELGRSFIPFRFAGEADNILFDANDEQRERYLVPTIEGDRRSCFAITEPGAGSDARAIRTSAVRDGDEWVINGEKTFITRGNEADFTMVFAVTDPEKHKAGQTGESVTCFLVDRDQGWRSEYIDTMGEWGPASLVFEDVRVPHSAILGEEGKGFAMAMRWIGKGRYLLPARALGACERLVEMAMDHARNRVTFGKPIAERQAIQWMIADSATDIEALRWLVLGAAWQVDAGNDSRQLQSMAKLFGGVRANEIVDRMLQVHGGMGYTRELPLERWYRELRLLRIYEGTDEIQRRTIARNLLAGHASVRGHLG; the protein is encoded by the coding sequence GTGCCCCGCACGCCCACCGAGGAGAAGAACACACGCATGGACCTGCAGCTGAACCAGGAAGAGCGAGAGATCCGCCAGTGGGTGCGCTCGTTCGTCACCAAGGAGATCCTGCCGCTGGAGCCCGAGGCGCTGGCCCGGGAACGGCGCCACGAGCCCGGGGTCACCGAGGCGGAGATGCGCGCCCTCCAGGACAAGGCCCGGGCGGCCGGCTTCTTCGGCGTCCAGACGCCCGAGGAGTACGGCGGCATGGGGCTCGGCGCCGTGATGACCGCCCTGATCGAGGTGGAGCTGGGACGGTCGTTCATCCCGTTCCGGTTCGCCGGCGAGGCCGACAACATCCTCTTCGACGCCAACGACGAGCAGCGCGAGCGCTACCTGGTGCCGACCATCGAGGGGGACCGTCGCTCCTGCTTCGCGATCACCGAGCCCGGCGCCGGCTCGGACGCCCGCGCGATCCGCACCAGTGCGGTCCGGGACGGCGACGAGTGGGTGATCAACGGAGAGAAGACCTTCATCACCCGCGGCAACGAGGCCGACTTCACCATGGTCTTCGCGGTCACCGACCCCGAGAAGCACAAGGCCGGCCAGACCGGCGAGTCGGTCACCTGCTTCCTGGTCGACCGCGACCAGGGCTGGCGCTCGGAGTACATCGACACGATGGGTGAGTGGGGGCCGGCCTCCCTGGTCTTCGAGGACGTGCGGGTGCCGCACAGCGCCATCCTCGGCGAGGAGGGCAAGGGCTTCGCGATGGCGATGCGCTGGATCGGGAAGGGCCGCTACCTGCTGCCCGCCCGCGCGCTCGGTGCCTGCGAGCGACTGGTCGAGATGGCCATGGACCACGCCCGCAACCGGGTCACCTTCGGCAAGCCGATCGCCGAGCGTCAGGCGATCCAGTGGATGATCGCCGACTCCGCCACCGACATCGAGGCGTTGCGCTGGCTGGTGCTCGGTGCCGCCTGGCAGGTCGACGCGGGCAACGACTCGCGCCAGCTGCAGTCGATGGCCAAGCTGTTCGGTGGCGTCCGGGCCAACGAGATCGTGGACCGGATGCTCCAAGTGCACGGCGGGATGGGGTACACCCGCGAGCTCCCGCTGGAGCGCTGGTACCGCGAGCTGCGGCTGCTGCGGATCTACGAGGGCACCGACGAGATCCAGCGCCGCACCATCGCCCGCAACCTGCTCGCCGGCCACGCGTCGGTGCGCGGGCACCTGGGCTGA
- a CDS encoding AMP-binding enzyme: protein MAVIGVPDPVHGEEVCAVVVPSPGAVVEADELRAWAQERLGRHKYPRLVEVVDELPLGPSHKVLKRELRARFTPAVQS from the coding sequence GTGGCTGTGATCGGCGTGCCGGACCCGGTCCACGGCGAGGAGGTCTGTGCCGTCGTCGTACCGAGCCCGGGTGCGGTGGTCGAGGCCGACGAGCTGCGCGCCTGGGCCCAGGAGCGCCTGGGGCGGCACAAGTACCCCCGCCTGGTCGAGGTGGTCGACGAGCTCCCGCTCGGGCCCTCGCACAAGGTGCTCAAGCGCGAGCTCCGGGCCCGGTTCACCCCGGCCGTCCAGTCCTGA
- a CDS encoding class I SAM-dependent methyltransferase, protein MDLEAFEWLLTDDGQRVIDQARTALLAGEAELRVSTLLRRTTTPERAAAALTQVSLRAAATAKFGELAERMYFTPDALEQATRSAVAEHRAARFAAFGARTVIDLGCGIGGDLIAAARAGLICAGVDQDPVRVAVARANLAALDLPGAVQVADATEVDHTPFDLAFADPARRSGAGRTFRAEDWTPPWSWVEGLLQRDACVKVAPGIPHDLVPDGVEAEWVSDHGEVKEAALWSGRTATVRRRATLIGAGGLASITDEDDPGPAEVGAGPVDSYLYEPDGAVIRAGLVTAVAVGVLGRLVDPKIAYVTSAAAFHTPFARGYRVLEELPYREKQLKAALRERGIGSLTIKKRGVDVVPEQLRQRLALRGDTPATLVLTRVAGAGTALLVEPI, encoded by the coding sequence GTGGACCTCGAGGCGTTCGAATGGCTGCTCACCGACGACGGCCAGCGGGTCATCGACCAGGCGCGGACAGCCCTCCTCGCCGGCGAGGCCGAGCTGCGGGTGAGCACGCTGCTGCGCCGGACCACCACACCCGAGCGCGCCGCCGCGGCCCTCACCCAGGTGTCGCTCCGTGCGGCTGCGACCGCCAAGTTCGGGGAGCTCGCCGAACGGATGTACTTCACCCCGGACGCTCTCGAGCAGGCCACCCGGTCGGCGGTGGCCGAGCACCGTGCGGCGCGGTTCGCCGCCTTCGGAGCGAGGACCGTGATCGACCTCGGCTGCGGCATCGGCGGCGACCTGATCGCCGCCGCCCGGGCCGGCCTGATCTGCGCCGGGGTGGACCAGGACCCCGTCCGAGTGGCCGTGGCCCGCGCCAACCTGGCCGCGCTCGACCTGCCCGGCGCCGTCCAGGTCGCCGACGCCACCGAGGTGGACCACACTCCCTTCGACCTCGCCTTCGCCGACCCGGCCCGCCGCAGCGGGGCCGGACGCACGTTCCGGGCCGAGGACTGGACCCCGCCGTGGAGCTGGGTGGAGGGCCTGCTGCAGCGCGACGCCTGCGTGAAGGTGGCGCCCGGCATCCCCCACGACCTGGTGCCCGACGGCGTCGAGGCCGAGTGGGTCAGCGACCACGGCGAGGTGAAGGAGGCGGCGCTGTGGTCCGGACGCACCGCGACCGTCCGGCGTCGCGCCACCCTCATCGGCGCGGGCGGGCTGGCCTCGATCACCGACGAGGACGACCCGGGGCCGGCCGAGGTCGGCGCCGGTCCGGTCGACAGCTATCTCTACGAGCCGGACGGTGCGGTGATCCGGGCCGGGCTGGTCACTGCGGTCGCCGTCGGGGTGCTCGGGCGGCTGGTCGACCCGAAGATCGCCTACGTGACCTCGGCCGCCGCCTTCCACACCCCCTTCGCCCGCGGCTACCGGGTGCTCGAGGAGCTGCCCTACCGGGAGAAGCAGCTCAAGGCGGCGCTGCGCGAGCGCGGGATCGGCTCGCTGACCATCAAGAAGCGCGGCGTCGACGTCGTCCCCGAGCAGCTCCGCCAGCGCCTCGCGCTGCGCGGTGACACCCCGGCCACCCTGGTGCTGACCCGGGTGGCCGGGGCGGGTACGGCGTTGCTGGTCGAGCCGATCTGA
- a CDS encoding AMP-binding protein: MSTLSLASVLAEPARRRPDHTAVVEGETRTGYADLWREARSFATALTRRGVRPGSRVALLAPNVTDFVRAYYGIIAAGGVVVPIPTLLNAEEADYLLRHSGAELLLHHQATAAVAEPAAAAVGIETHDVAGFGAGAEPLASYVTRRPEDPAVIFYTSGTTGRPKGAVLTHLNLVLNATVNAVDANPLLGDDVVMGCLPLFHTFGQSVSMNTTFRVGATLVLQPRFDPVRALEIMVAERATIFFGVPTMYIHLLEAAAQAPALPALRDCVSGGASLPVAVLERFESVFATRIFEGYGLSETSPSATVNQRVYGARPGTVGHPLWGVEVEIAEADVQDRIVLLGPGESGEVVVRGHNVFAGYLDDPTASAAVLVDGWFRTGDIGVKDPEGFVSIVDRLKDLVIRGGYNVYPARSRRRSPATRPSRRWL; this comes from the coding sequence ATGAGCACGCTGTCCCTGGCCTCGGTCCTCGCCGAGCCGGCCCGCCGCCGCCCCGACCACACCGCCGTGGTGGAGGGCGAGACCCGCACCGGCTACGCCGACCTCTGGAGAGAGGCCCGGAGCTTCGCCACCGCGCTGACCCGGCGCGGGGTGCGGCCCGGCAGCCGGGTGGCCCTGCTCGCGCCGAACGTGACCGACTTCGTCCGCGCCTACTACGGCATCATCGCGGCGGGCGGGGTGGTGGTGCCGATCCCGACCCTGCTCAACGCCGAGGAGGCCGACTACCTGCTGCGCCACTCCGGGGCCGAGCTGCTGCTGCACCACCAGGCCACCGCCGCGGTGGCCGAGCCGGCCGCGGCGGCGGTGGGGATCGAGACCCACGACGTCGCGGGATTCGGGGCGGGCGCCGAGCCGCTGGCGTCGTACGTCACCCGGAGGCCGGAGGACCCGGCGGTGATCTTCTACACCAGCGGCACCACCGGGCGGCCCAAGGGCGCCGTGCTCACCCACCTCAACCTGGTCCTCAACGCGACCGTCAACGCCGTCGACGCCAACCCGCTGCTCGGTGACGACGTGGTGATGGGCTGCCTGCCCCTGTTCCACACCTTCGGGCAGTCGGTGTCGATGAACACCACCTTCCGGGTCGGCGCCACGCTCGTGCTGCAGCCGCGCTTCGACCCGGTCCGGGCGCTGGAGATCATGGTCGCCGAGCGGGCCACCATCTTCTTCGGCGTGCCGACCATGTACATCCACCTGCTCGAGGCCGCCGCCCAGGCGCCAGCGCTCCCGGCGTTGCGCGACTGCGTCTCCGGTGGCGCCTCGCTGCCGGTGGCGGTGCTGGAGCGCTTCGAGAGCGTCTTCGCCACCCGGATCTTCGAGGGCTACGGGCTCTCGGAGACCTCGCCGTCGGCCACCGTCAACCAGCGTGTCTACGGCGCCCGCCCCGGCACCGTCGGACACCCCCTGTGGGGCGTCGAGGTCGAGATCGCCGAGGCCGACGTCCAGGACCGGATCGTGCTGCTCGGGCCGGGGGAGAGCGGGGAGGTCGTGGTCCGTGGCCACAACGTCTTCGCCGGCTACCTCGACGACCCGACCGCCTCGGCCGCGGTGCTGGTCGACGGCTGGTTCCGCACCGGTGACATCGGCGTCAAGGACCCCGAGGGCTTCGTCAGCATCGTGGACCGGCTGAAGGACCTGGTGATCCGCGGCGGCTACAACGTCTACCCCGCGAGGTCGAGGAGGCGCTCGCCCGCCACCCGGCCGTCGCGCAGGTGGCTGTGA
- a CDS encoding ATP-binding cassette domain-containing protein has product MTIELDGVGKTFGRTDALAEVSLRIGAGVTGLLGPNGAGKTTLLRIAATSIASDRGRVELVGRDPYASHADLIAVRRELGYLPQELGYPSDMTAFGFVEYVAVLKEWNDRRARHREVRRVLELTGLADLAGKRVARLSGGQRRRVGLAQALLGRPRLLLLDEPTTGLDPTQRAQLRRTLSVLGSEATVVLSTHQTEDVAALCERVIVLADGRVRFDGSVTDLVGTAAGRVWLTDREVPDAVVSWRTGTGRHRVVGDLGPTWRRPLSRRWRTPTCSCSGPGPRPRPSDRSLTTWRQPWPPPCPRPDVAPSATWSRSRPSASPDTRSSSSVC; this is encoded by the coding sequence GTGACCATCGAACTCGACGGGGTCGGCAAGACCTTCGGCCGGACCGACGCTCTCGCCGAGGTCTCGCTGCGGATCGGAGCGGGGGTGACCGGCCTGTTGGGACCCAACGGCGCCGGCAAGACGACGCTCCTGCGGATCGCGGCCACCAGCATCGCCAGCGACCGGGGACGGGTCGAGCTGGTCGGCCGCGATCCGTACGCCAGTCATGCCGACCTGATCGCGGTGCGACGCGAGCTGGGCTACCTCCCGCAGGAGCTCGGCTACCCCAGCGACATGACCGCCTTCGGCTTCGTCGAGTACGTCGCGGTCCTCAAGGAGTGGAACGACCGGCGCGCCCGGCACCGGGAGGTCCGCCGGGTGCTCGAGCTGACCGGCCTGGCCGACTTGGCCGGCAAGCGGGTCGCCCGGCTCTCCGGAGGTCAGCGACGAAGGGTGGGCTTGGCCCAGGCGCTGCTCGGCCGGCCGCGGCTGCTGCTCCTGGACGAGCCGACGACCGGCCTCGACCCGACCCAGCGGGCCCAGCTGCGTCGTACCCTCTCGGTGCTGGGCAGTGAGGCGACGGTGGTGCTGTCCACCCACCAGACCGAGGACGTGGCCGCCCTCTGCGAGCGGGTGATCGTGCTCGCCGACGGACGGGTTCGCTTCGACGGCTCGGTCACCGACCTGGTCGGCACTGCCGCGGGGCGCGTCTGGCTGACCGACCGCGAGGTCCCGGACGCGGTCGTCTCCTGGCGGACCGGGACCGGCCGCCACCGCGTCGTCGGGGACCTCGGCCCGACCTGGCGGAGGCCGCTGAGCCGACGCTGGAGGACGCCTACCTGCTCATGCTCGGGCCCGGGGCCTCGGCCCAGGCCGTCTGACCGTTCCCTCACCACCTGGAGACAACCGTGGCCACCACCCTGCCCGCGACCGGACGTGGCACCCTCCGCGACATGGTCGCGATCGAGGCCAAGCGCTTCGCCCGACACCCGCTCTTCATCGTCGGTGTGCTGA
- a CDS encoding ABC transporter substrate-binding protein, which yields MRSTLPDKLRRRPTAAVAATVLAACAALSACGAGEDREDSADEARNAVGVTDDTIKIGGHFPLTGVAAPGYSEIPTGHQAYFDYVNANGGVNGRQIEFVVKDDAYNPTNTSSVTNELVLQDEIFGMVGGLGTPTHGAVIDFLNDEQVPDLFVSSGSRQWGETPEEYPYTFGWQPDYVIEGKVIGQYIAENLPKAKVGLFLQDDDLGADGESGVRQFIDDQIVETVSYTPGNTDVAPQIAKLQAAGVDLVVGFNVPSYTALSQLVALKTGFAPQWIYSNVGSDPNLVGSLLANFSEGAVDGGAGLLDGVITTEYMPGADAPDDPWTQLWQKVWDEHGKDGELTNYRIYGMAEAYTFVQALQAAGEDLTRDGIVEALEEAGAEFEGPGFGPFRYSADSHLGLSGLQVVELKGGAGEPLTPVLVTDLGDAAIEEDDSAAGDAPPESGIPEVDAVD from the coding sequence ATGAGGTCAACCCTTCCCGACAAGCTCCGCCGCCGTCCGACGGCGGCCGTCGCCGCCACCGTCCTCGCCGCCTGCGCCGCGCTCTCCGCGTGCGGAGCCGGCGAGGACCGCGAGGACTCCGCCGACGAGGCCCGCAACGCGGTCGGCGTCACCGACGACACGATCAAGATCGGCGGCCACTTCCCACTCACCGGTGTCGCGGCCCCCGGCTACAGCGAGATCCCGACCGGCCACCAGGCCTACTTCGACTACGTCAACGCCAACGGCGGGGTCAACGGTCGTCAGATCGAGTTCGTGGTCAAGGACGACGCCTACAACCCGACCAACACCAGCAGCGTGACCAACGAGCTGGTGCTGCAGGACGAGATCTTCGGCATGGTCGGCGGCCTGGGCACACCGACGCACGGGGCCGTGATCGACTTCCTCAACGACGAGCAGGTGCCCGACCTGTTCGTCTCCTCCGGTTCGCGCCAGTGGGGCGAGACGCCCGAGGAGTATCCCTACACCTTCGGGTGGCAGCCCGACTACGTGATCGAGGGCAAGGTGATCGGCCAGTACATCGCCGAGAACCTGCCCAAGGCGAAGGTCGGTCTCTTCCTGCAGGACGACGACCTCGGTGCCGACGGCGAGAGCGGGGTGCGCCAGTTCATCGACGACCAGATCGTCGAGACCGTCTCCTACACGCCGGGCAACACCGACGTCGCGCCGCAGATCGCCAAGCTCCAGGCCGCCGGCGTCGACCTCGTGGTCGGCTTCAACGTGCCCTCCTACACCGCGCTGTCGCAGCTGGTCGCGCTGAAGACCGGCTTCGCCCCGCAGTGGATCTACAGCAACGTCGGCTCCGACCCGAACCTGGTCGGCTCGCTGCTCGCCAACTTCTCCGAGGGCGCCGTCGACGGCGGTGCCGGACTGCTCGACGGGGTGATCACCACCGAGTACATGCCCGGCGCGGACGCTCCGGACGACCCGTGGACCCAGCTGTGGCAGAAGGTCTGGGACGAGCACGGCAAGGACGGCGAGCTGACCAACTACCGGATCTACGGCATGGCCGAGGCGTACACCTTCGTCCAGGCACTCCAGGCCGCGGGCGAGGACCTCACCCGCGACGGCATCGTCGAGGCCCTCGAAGAGGCTGGCGCCGAGTTCGAGGGACCCGGCTTCGGTCCGTTCCGCTACTCCGCCGACAGTCACCTCGGCCTCTCCGGCCTGCAGGTGGTCGAGCTCAAGGGCGGAGCCGGCGAGCCGCTGACCCCGGTCCTGGTCACCGACCTGGGCGACGCCGCGATCGAGGAGGACGACTCCGCCGCCGGTGACGCGCCGCCGGAGAGCGGCATCCCCGAGGTCGACGCCGTCGACTGA
- the groES gene encoding co-chaperone GroES, whose translation MSINIKPLEDRIVVKPLDAEQTTASGLVIPDTAKEKPQEGEVLAVGAGRWNEDGDERIPVDVAVGDKVIYSKYGGTEVKYSGQEYLILSARDVLAVIS comes from the coding sequence GTGTCGATCAACATCAAGCCCCTCGAGGACCGCATCGTCGTCAAGCCCCTCGACGCCGAGCAGACCACGGCCTCCGGCCTGGTCATCCCGGACACCGCCAAGGAGAAGCCGCAGGAGGGCGAGGTCCTCGCTGTCGGCGCCGGCCGCTGGAACGAGGACGGCGACGAGCGCATCCCCGTCGACGTCGCCGTGGGCGACAAGGTCATCTACAGCAAGTACGGCGGCACCGAGGTCAAGTACTCGGGCCAGGAGTACCTCATCCTGAGCGCGCGTGACGTGCTCGCGGTCATTTCCTGA